In Sphingomonas sp. SUN019, one genomic interval encodes:
- a CDS encoding methyltransferase domain-containing protein: MKLHLGCGPKEFAGWYHVDALSYPHVDHIGPVEKLDFVEDQTVEIIYACHVLEHFGRNAYKDVLREWQRVLQPGGVLRLAVPDFAACAQAYVSGELSRGLLDVTGLLMGGQRDKYDYHSALFDKETLTNDLIECGFSSVREWDWRQTEHSDIDDYSQSYLPHMQKHTGRLMSLNLEGVR, from the coding sequence ATGAAACTGCATTTGGGCTGCGGGCCGAAAGAATTCGCTGGATGGTATCATGTCGATGCGCTGAGTTATCCGCACGTTGATCATATCGGGCCAGTCGAGAAGCTTGATTTCGTCGAAGACCAGACCGTTGAGATAATTTACGCATGCCATGTTCTGGAGCATTTCGGCCGTAATGCTTACAAGGACGTTCTTCGCGAATGGCAGCGGGTTCTTCAGCCGGGGGGTGTGCTGCGGCTTGCAGTTCCTGACTTCGCTGCTTGCGCGCAGGCTTATGTCAGCGGAGAGCTGAGCCGCGGTCTTCTGGATGTCACGGGGCTCCTGATGGGTGGCCAGCGGGACAAGTACGACTATCACTCGGCCTTGTTCGATAAGGAAACGCTGACCAATGACTTGATCGAATGTGGGTTCAGCTCGGTCCGGGAGTGGGACTGGCGGCAGACCGAGCACAGCGACATCGACGATTACTCGCAGTCGTACCTGCCGCACATGCAGAAACATACCGGTCGATTGATGAGCCTGAATCTAGAGGGAGTTCGCTAG